In Methanosphaera sp. ISO3-F5, a genomic segment contains:
- a CDS encoding MalY/PatB family protein, with amino-acid sequence MKYDFDTITDRRNTNSVKWDYIDTQIPMWVADMDFKVAPEIQNTLNQRVNHGIYGYTLIPDEYYESYINWWKRKHNFTMNQEEIITSVGVMPSISSIIRELTEENDTILIQTPVYHVFFYVIQDNNRKVLENQLEYDGTNYSINFEDLEEKLSRKETKMMILCNPHNPIGKIWNTDELQKIDKLCKKHEVILISDEIHCDLVNPGKQYIPFETITTNNDNIITCMAPTKTFNIAGIQSSIVHIPNKNLYDMINTRFTLESISNINLFAIVATITAFNECEDWLKQLNEYIYQNKLYVDEYLKKNIPQIKLVPSEATYLLWLDCTKLNIKSEEFNNYLNKEYGVYTSPGKQFGDNGDKFLRLNVACPREMLKEALNGLKEAIYNL; translated from the coding sequence ATGAAATATGATTTTGACACAATAACCGATAGAAGAAATACAAACAGTGTAAAATGGGACTACATAGACACACAAATACCCATGTGGGTAGCAGACATGGATTTTAAAGTAGCACCAGAAATACAAAATACATTAAATCAACGAGTAAATCATGGAATATACGGATATACATTAATACCAGATGAATACTATGAATCCTACATAAACTGGTGGAAAAGAAAACATAACTTCACCATGAATCAGGAAGAAATAATCACTTCAGTAGGAGTAATGCCATCAATATCAAGTATAATCAGGGAATTAACAGAAGAAAATGATACCATATTAATACAAACACCAGTATATCATGTATTCTTCTATGTAATTCAGGACAATAACCGAAAAGTATTAGAAAATCAACTAGAATATGATGGAACCAATTACTCAATAAACTTCGAAGATTTAGAAGAAAAATTATCAAGAAAAGAAACAAAAATGATGATACTATGTAATCCACATAACCCCATAGGAAAAATATGGAATACAGATGAACTACAAAAAATCGACAAATTATGTAAAAAACATGAAGTAATCCTAATCTCGGATGAAATTCACTGTGATCTAGTAAATCCTGGAAAACAATACATACCATTTGAAACTATCACAACAAACAATGATAATATAATAACTTGTATGGCCCCAACAAAAACATTTAACATAGCAGGAATACAAAGCTCAATAGTTCATATACCTAACAAAAATTTATACGACATGATAAATACACGATTTACATTAGAAAGCATATCAAATATAAATCTATTCGCCATAGTTGCAACAATAACAGCATTTAATGAATGTGAAGACTGGTTAAAACAATTAAATGAATATATTTATCAAAACAAATTATATGTGGATGAATATCTTAAAAAAAACATACCACAAATAAAATTAGTACCATCAGAAGCTACATACCTATTATGGTTAGACTGCACAAAATTAAACATTAAATCAGAAGAATTTAACAATTATTTAAACAAAGAATATGGTGTCTACACATCACCAGGAAAACAATTTGGAGACAATGGAGATAAATTCCTCAGATTAAATGTTGCATGTCCAA
- a CDS encoding cupin domain-containing protein: MSLETANIFELANLVEYQEKAVVSKEIIKKETGTITIFAFDKEEGLSEHTAPFDALVQVLEGTLELTIDSKKYTLKQGEIIIMPANIPHALHAKERFKMILSMIKS; encoded by the coding sequence ATGTCATTAGAAACAGCAAACATATTCGAACTAGCAAATTTGGTAGAATACCAAGAAAAAGCAGTAGTAAGTAAAGAAATAATCAAAAAAGAAACAGGAACAATCACAATATTTGCATTTGATAAAGAAGAAGGACTATCAGAACACACAGCACCATTCGATGCACTAGTACAAGTACTTGAAGGAACACTAGAACTAACAATAGACTCAAAAAAGTACACACTAAAACAAGGCGAAATAATAATAATGCCAGCAAATATACCACACGCATTACACGCCAAAGAAAGATTTAAAATGATACTATCAATGATAAAATCCTAA
- a CDS encoding HNH endonuclease, translated as MTNNKYFISKMWASDIKKRDSKRCILCGSKKELEAHHIFGISQYPYLTTELNNGITLCKKCHNNYHKQYNEVNAITWTQFLLKNQYNITNMEINYSNGYKETISLPTNSKNIQPLQNNNIKSTILQEIKTSKFADTKIPYKWLITQLKNKYGINNEKITHEIKQLETKGIIAHINKNELELII; from the coding sequence ATGACAAACAACAAATACTTCATATCCAAAATGTGGGCATCTGACATTAAAAAAAGAGACTCAAAACGATGCATACTCTGTGGATCAAAAAAAGAACTAGAAGCACATCACATATTCGGAATAAGCCAATACCCCTATTTAACAACAGAACTAAACAACGGAATAACATTATGCAAAAAATGCCACAACAACTATCATAAACAATACAATGAAGTAAATGCAATAACCTGGACACAATTTCTCTTAAAAAACCAATACAATATAACAAACATGGAAATAAACTACTCAAACGGATACAAAGAAACAATATCATTACCCACAAACTCCAAAAACATACAACCATTACAAAATAATAACATCAAATCCACAATACTCCAAGAAATCAAAACAAGCAAATTTGCAGATACAAAAATACCATACAAATGGTTAATAACACAACTAAAAAACAAATATGGAATAAATAATGAAAAAATAACACACGAAATAAAACAACTAGAAACAAAAGGAATAATAGCCCACATAAACAAAAATGAATTAGAACTAATAATATGA
- a CDS encoding TIGR04076 family protein: MKKVKITVVRKACYDDLIEKYENPLENPCDMREGMVFIANGWKKPDDFCDSAWESISSFVMTLAYGGENIYDGWMKDSRSAMISCNDGFRPVSFYIEALDEDAD; encoded by the coding sequence ATGAAGAAAGTTAAGATTACTGTTGTTAGAAAAGCTTGTTATGATGATTTGATTGAAAAATATGAAAATCCTTTAGAGAATCCCTGTGATATGAGGGAGGGTATGGTTTTTATTGCTAATGGTTGGAAAAAGCCTGATGATTTTTGTGATAGTGCATGGGAAAGTATTTCTTCATTTGTTATGACTCTTGCTTATGGTGGGGAGAATATTTATGATGGTTGGATGAAGGATAGTAGGTCTGCTATGATTTCTTGTAATGATGGTTTTAGGCCGGTTAGTTTTTATATTGAGGCATTGGATGAAGATGCTGATTAA
- a CDS encoding flavodoxin: MTKNLIAYFSASGVTKSIAEKIHNVVDSDIFEIVPKQLYTSADLNWNDKNSRSSIEMNDKSSRPEIESEIDVTGYDTIILGFPVWWYTAPTIINTFIEENNICDKNIYVFVTSGSTGETGSFNDLKSAYPENNWVDAKRLTRSVSDDEIGEWLN; the protein is encoded by the coding sequence ATGACAAAAAATTTAATCGCATATTTCTCTGCTAGTGGTGTAACAAAAAGCATCGCAGAAAAGATTCACAATGTTGTTGACTCAGATATTTTTGAAATTGTTCCTAAACAGTTATACACTAGTGCTGATTTAAATTGGAATGATAAAAACAGTAGGTCAAGTATTGAAATGAATGATAAATCTTCTAGGCCGGAAATAGAATCTGAAATTGACGTCACAGGTTATGATACTATTATTCTTGGATTTCCTGTGTGGTGGTATACGGCTCCGACTATAATTAACACATTTATTGAAGAGAATAATATTTGTGATAAAAATATTTATGTGTTTGTAACTTCAGGTTCTACTGGTGAAACAGGTTCTTTTAATGATCTTAAATCTGCTTATCCTGAAAATAATTGGGTGGATGCTAAAAGATTAACTAGAAGTGTTTCTGATGATGAAATAGGGGAATGGCTTAATTAA
- a CDS encoding amino acid ABC transporter ATP-binding protein, giving the protein MSLLEIKNLKKSFDENVVLKDISLDVNKGEVLCIIGPSGSGKSTLLRCVTNLETYDSGKINFDGTFGLVFQNFNLFPHHSVMKNITNAPLKVQKRNKEEVYEEARSLLKKMDLSDKEDAYPCELSGGQQQRVSIARALAMNPDILFFDEPTSALDPELTGEILKVIKDLAAEKMTMVIVTHEMTFARNVADTIVFMDDGYIIENGTPEEVFSSENTRMKEFLGKFYD; this is encoded by the coding sequence ATGAGTTTATTAGAAATAAAAAATCTTAAGAAAAGTTTTGATGAGAACGTTGTTCTAAAAGATATTTCTCTTGATGTCAATAAAGGTGAGGTTTTATGTATAATTGGACCATCAGGTTCAGGAAAATCCACCCTTCTTAGATGTGTAACTAACTTGGAAACATATGATAGTGGAAAAATAAATTTTGACGGAACATTTGGTCTTGTATTTCAAAACTTTAACTTGTTCCCACACCATTCAGTAATGAAAAATATTACTAACGCTCCACTAAAAGTTCAGAAAAGAAATAAAGAAGAAGTATACGAGGAAGCTAGAAGTTTACTTAAAAAGATGGATTTATCTGATAAGGAAGATGCTTATCCATGTGAATTATCTGGTGGACAACAACAAAGGGTATCTATTGCAAGAGCTTTAGCAATGAATCCTGATATATTATTCTTTGATGAACCAACTTCAGCATTAGATCCAGAATTAACTGGTGAAATTCTTAAGGTAATTAAGGATTTAGCAGCTGAAAAAATGACTATGGTTATAGTTACACACGAAATGACTTTTGCACGTAATGTTGCAGATACGATAGTATTTATGGATGATGGATATATCATAGAAAATGGAACACCTGAAGAAGTATTTTCATCAGAAAATACTAGGATGAAAGAATTCCTCGGAAAATTCTATGATTAA
- a CDS encoding amino acid ABC transporter permease, whose amino-acid sequence MLLSTVISELSEGMITSIEIFLLTLLFSIPLGLLIAGGRMSSFKPLQWLMKIYISIMRGTPLMLQLIVVFFGPYYIFGMTLSPDYRMIAVIIAFSINYAAYFAEIFRGGIESIPKGQYEAAQVLGYNRIETFFIIILPQVIKIVLPSITNEVITLVKDTSLSFVIAIPEMFTVAKQIAAADASISALLVAGVFYYVFNVIVAFIMERFEKRLSYYD is encoded by the coding sequence ATGTTATTAAGTACAGTTATCTCTGAATTATCTGAAGGAATGATTACTTCAATAGAGATATTCTTACTTACCTTATTATTCTCTATTCCTCTAGGATTACTTATCGCTGGGGGAAGAATGAGTAGTTTTAAACCCCTACAATGGTTAATGAAAATTTACATCTCTATTATGAGAGGTACACCATTGATGCTACAGTTAATAGTAGTATTCTTTGGACCTTACTATATTTTTGGAATGACGTTATCACCTGATTACAGGATGATAGCAGTTATCATTGCTTTTTCAATTAACTATGCAGCTTACTTTGCAGAAATATTTAGGGGAGGAATTGAATCAATTCCTAAAGGACAGTATGAAGCAGCACAGGTACTAGGATATAATAGAATAGAAACATTCTTTATTATTATATTACCTCAAGTAATCAAGATAGTATTACCTTCAATAACAAATGAGGTCATAACACTCGTTAAAGATACATCATTATCATTCGTAATTGCAATTCCTGAAATGTTCACAGTAGCAAAACAAATTGCTGCAGCAGATGCATCAATCAGTGCATTACTAGTAGCAGGTGTGTTCTATTATGTATTCAATGTAATAGTAGCATTTATAATGGAACGTTTCGAAAAAAGACTAAGTTATTATGATTAA
- a CDS encoding amino acid ABC transporter substrate-binding protein: MKKIGILIGVLVLILALVAVVSAEGSSANDDKTLIVGFDAEFPPYGFKADNGSYTGFDLELAEEVCKRNGWTFKAQPIDWDAKDSELSSGTIDCIWNGFSITDERKDKYTWSKPYIDNKQVIVVKSDAGINSLADLKDKQVETQKDSSALSALKGDNKTIADTFKGLVEIADYNTAFNDLASGACDAVAMDYNTAKYQVKQHGESTYKILGENITSEDYGIGFKLGNNDLKDKVQSTLDEMQKDGTIAKIAEKYADYGVPESLISDAK, translated from the coding sequence ATGAAAAAAATAGGAATATTAATAGGAGTTTTAGTACTTATCCTCGCATTAGTAGCAGTAGTAAGTGCTGAAGGATCTTCTGCAAATGATGATAAAACACTTATCGTAGGTTTTGATGCAGAATTCCCTCCTTATGGATTTAAAGCAGATAATGGATCCTACACAGGATTTGATTTAGAATTAGCAGAAGAAGTATGTAAAAGAAATGGATGGACTTTCAAAGCACAACCAATTGACTGGGATGCAAAAGACAGCGAACTAAGTTCCGGAACAATTGACTGTATCTGGAATGGATTCAGTATAACTGATGAAAGAAAAGACAAATACACATGGTCTAAACCATACATAGACAACAAACAAGTTATAGTTGTAAAATCAGATGCTGGAATTAACAGTTTAGCTGACTTAAAAGATAAACAAGTGGAAACACAAAAAGATTCCTCAGCATTAAGTGCACTTAAAGGTGACAATAAAACAATTGCAGACACATTCAAAGGCTTAGTAGAAATTGCAGATTATAACACAGCATTCAACGACTTAGCTTCTGGAGCATGTGATGCAGTAGCAATGGATTATAACACCGCAAAATACCAAGTAAAACAACATGGTGAAAGCACTTACAAAATATTAGGAGAAAATATCACATCAGAAGATTATGGTATTGGATTCAAATTAGGTAATAATGATTTAAAAGATAAAGTACAATCTACTTTAGATGAAATGCAAAAAGATGGAACCATCGCAAAAATAGCAGAAAAATATGCTGATTACGGAGTTCCTGAATCATTAATATCTGATGCAAAATAA
- a CDS encoding exodeoxyribonuclease III: protein MSIKLVSWNVNGIRAVSKKEEFWTWFENTDADIINFQEVRAEEEKIPKKLLNTEGFSHHFNEAEKKGYSGVGTYTKIEPVNIEKGLGIEELDNEGRVLKIEYPDFILFNIYFPNSGTGAKRLDYKVEFCDALLDIVLELKNSGKNVVITGDYNIAHHPIDVYNPANCEGKSGYLPEERAWLDKLEEAGFVDTFRMFDEGENNFTWWSYRTRARDRNAGWRLDYFYVNEEIKDNVKKAEILDQVFGSDHCPVTLELEF from the coding sequence ATGTCAATAAAATTAGTATCATGGAATGTAAATGGAATACGAGCAGTAAGTAAAAAAGAAGAATTCTGGACATGGTTTGAAAATACTGATGCAGACATCATAAATTTTCAGGAAGTACGTGCAGAAGAAGAGAAAATACCTAAAAAGCTATTAAACACTGAAGGTTTCTCCCATCATTTTAACGAAGCAGAAAAAAAAGGTTATAGTGGTGTTGGAACATATACTAAAATTGAACCCGTCAATATAGAAAAGGGACTGGGAATAGAAGAATTAGATAATGAAGGCAGAGTTCTTAAAATAGAATATCCTGACTTTATCCTATTTAACATATATTTCCCAAATAGTGGTACTGGTGCTAAAAGACTTGACTACAAAGTAGAATTCTGTGACGCATTACTTGATATTGTTTTAGAGTTGAAAAATAGTGGAAAAAATGTTGTGATAACTGGTGATTATAATATAGCACATCACCCAATTGACGTGTATAATCCAGCAAATTGTGAAGGAAAATCAGGTTACTTACCGGAAGAAAGAGCATGGCTTGATAAACTGGAAGAAGCAGGATTTGTTGATACATTCAGAATGTTTGATGAAGGAGAAAACAATTTTACCTGGTGGAGTTACCGTACACGAGCAAGAGATAGAAATGCTGGTTGGAGACTAGATTATTTCTATGTTAACGAAGAAATTAAGGATAATGTTAAAAAGGCAGAAATATTAGACCAAGTATTTGGTTCTGACCACTGCCCTGTAACATTAGAACTAGAATTTTAG
- a CDS encoding nuclear transport factor 2 family protein, giving the protein MRSKIEEYEAVEKAAMKFVKSVAEGDSTYAKELFIDEAVLFGYLDGELEHGSIEQFYNNVDTVSAGDNFNARIDVLLLEETLAVVRVLEEGWGGRIDFTDALLLLKMDGEWKCVAKAYNQNSDTIN; this is encoded by the coding sequence ATGAGATCAAAAATTGAAGAATATGAAGCAGTTGAAAAAGCTGCAATGAAATTTGTTAAAAGTGTAGCAGAAGGAGACAGTACTTATGCTAAAGAATTATTTATCGACGAAGCTGTATTGTTCGGATATCTTGATGGTGAATTAGAACATGGTTCTATTGAACAGTTCTATAATAATGTGGATACAGTATCTGCAGGTGATAACTTCAATGCAAGAATTGATGTGTTATTACTTGAAGAAACATTAGCAGTTGTCCGTGTTTTAGAAGAAGGATGGGGAGGTAGAATAGATTTTACTGATGCATTGTTACTTCTGAAAATGGATGGCGAATGGAAATGTGTGGCAAAAGCATATAATCAGAATTCTGATACAATTAATTAA